Proteins encoded within one genomic window of Mesorhizobium sp. AR10:
- the rplL gene encoding 50S ribosomal protein L7/L12: MADLAKIVDDLSKLTVLEAAELSKLLEEKWGVSAAAPVAVAAAGGGAAAAAPAEEKTEFDVVLTEAGAQKINVIKEVRAITGLGLKEAKDLVEAAPKPVKEAVSKADAEKFKAQLEAAGAKVELK; encoded by the coding sequence ATGGCTGATCTCGCAAAGATCGTAGACGACCTTTCGAAGCTGACCGTCCTCGAGGCGGCCGAGCTGTCGAAGCTTCTGGAAGAAAAATGGGGCGTTTCCGCCGCTGCTCCGGTGGCGGTTGCCGCCGCTGGTGGTGGTGCGGCCGCTGCTGCTCCGGCCGAGGAAAAGACGGAATTCGACGTCGTCCTCACCGAGGCAGGCGCTCAGAAGATCAACGTCATCAAGGAAGTTCGCGCCATCACCGGTCTTGGCCTCAAGGAAGCCAAGGACCTGGTCGAGGCGGCTCCGAAGCCGGTCAAGGAAGCTGTTTCCAAGGCCGACGCGGAGAAGTTCAAGGCCCAGCTGGAAGCAGCCGGCGCCAAGGTCGAACTGAAGTAA
- the rplJ gene encoding 50S ribosomal protein L10 has product MDRAEKRELVTGLNDAFASAGSVVVAHYAGITVAQMNDLRSKMRAAGGTVKVAKNRLAKIALQGTDSASIIDLFKGQTLIAYSEDPIAAPKVASDFAKGNDKLVILGGAMGTTSLNADGVKALATLPSLDELRARLVGMIATPATRIAQIVNAPAASVARVIGAYARKDEAA; this is encoded by the coding sequence GTGGACAGAGCGGAAAAACGCGAACTCGTCACGGGCCTGAATGATGCGTTTGCAAGCGCAGGTTCAGTCGTCGTGGCCCACTACGCCGGTATCACCGTCGCGCAAATGAACGACCTTCGGTCGAAAATGCGCGCTGCCGGTGGCACCGTCAAAGTCGCGAAGAACCGTCTCGCCAAAATCGCTCTTCAGGGCACGGACTCCGCATCGATCATCGACCTGTTCAAGGGACAGACGCTGATTGCTTATTCGGAGGATCCGATTGCGGCGCCGAAGGTCGCGTCCGATTTCGCCAAGGGAAATGACAAGCTCGTCATTCTCGGTGGCGCAATGGGCACCACCTCGCTCAACGCCGACGGTGTGAAGGCACTCGCCACACTTCCGTCGCTCGATGAGCTGCGCGCCAGGCTGGTTGGCATGATCGCCACGCCGGCAACCCGGATCGCCCAGATCGTCAATGCGCCCGCGGCTTCGGTCGCGCGTGTCATCGGCGCTTATGCCCGGAAGGACGAGGCGGCATGA
- the rpoB gene encoding DNA-directed RNA polymerase subunit beta — protein sequence MAQTQTFNGRRRVRKFFGKIPEVAEMPNLIEVQKASYDQFLMVAEPKGGRPDEGLQAVFKSVFPISDFSGSSMLEFVKYEFEGPKFDVDECRQRDLTYAAPLKVTLRLIVFDIDEDTGAKSIKDIKEQDVYMGDMPLMTLNGTFIVNGTERVIVSQMHRSPGVFFDHDKGKSHSSGKLLFAARVIPYRGSWLDIEFDSKDVVHARIDRRRKIPVTSLLMALGMDGEEILSTFYNKITYKRAGDHWRIPFNVERFRGLKAVGDLVDADTGEVVVEAGKKITARQARALGEKGLKAIKATDEDLLGNYLAEDIVNYGTGEIFLEAGDEIDEKTLKVLLGTGEDEIKVLDIDHVNVGAYIRNTLNVDKNESRQDALFDIYRVMRPGEPPTLETAEAMFNSLFFDSERYDLSAVGRVKMNMRLELKAEDTVRVLRKDDILAVVRTLVELRDGKGEIDDIDNLGNRRVRSVGELMENQYRVGLLRMERAIKERMSSIEIDTVMPQDLINAKPAAAAVREFFGSSQLSQFMDQTNPLSEITHKRRLSALGPGGLTRERAGFEVRDVHPTHYGRICPIETPEGPNIGLINSLATFARVNKYGFIESPYRKIVDGKLTNDVVYLSAMEEAKHHVAQANAELDKNGGFVDEFVICRSAGEVMMAPRENVDLMDVSPKQMVSVAAALIPFLENDDANRALMGSNMQRQAVPLVRAEAPFVGTGMEPIVARDSGAAIGARRGGIVDQVDATRIVIRATEDLDPGKSGVDIYRLMKFQRSNQNTCINQRPLVRMGDRVNKGDIIADGPSTELGDLALGRNVLVAFMPWNGYNYEDSILLSERIVADDVFTSIHIEEFEVMARDTKLGPEEITRDIPNVSEEALKNLDEAGIVYIGAEVQPGDILVGKITPKGESPMTPEEKLLRAIFGEKASDVRDTSMRMPPGTFGTVVEVRVFNRHGVEKDERAMAIEREEIERLAKDRDDEQAILDRNVYSRLSDVLVGKEAIAGPKGFKKGSTLSKDTLDEYPRSQWWQFAVENEKLQSELEALRGQYDDSKKALEQRFMDKVEKVQRGDEMPPGVMKMVKVFVAVKRKMQPGDKMAGRHGNKGVVSRIVPVEDMPFLEDGTHADIVLNPLGVPSRMNVGQILETHLGWACAGMGKKIGELIDAYKTAGDIKPLRKTLESFIPANDRNEPVREYDDESIVRLSEQMRRGVSIATPVFDGAHEADINIMLEQAGLHTSGQSQLYDGRTGEPFDRKVTMGYIYMLKLHHLVDDKIHARSIGPYSLVTQQPLGGKAQFGGQRFGEMEVWALEAYGAAYTLQEMLTVKSDDVAGRTKVYEAIVRGDDTFEAGIPESFNVLVKEMRSLGLNVELENTKLDDNPIRLPDAAE from the coding sequence ATGGCCCAGACCCAGACTTTCAATGGCCGCAGACGCGTACGCAAGTTCTTCGGAAAGATCCCGGAAGTTGCGGAGATGCCGAACCTGATCGAGGTTCAGAAGGCATCCTATGACCAGTTCCTGATGGTGGCGGAGCCCAAGGGTGGGCGTCCGGACGAGGGACTGCAGGCCGTTTTCAAGTCGGTCTTCCCGATCTCCGATTTTTCCGGCTCCTCGATGCTGGAATTTGTGAAGTACGAGTTCGAAGGACCGAAATTCGACGTTGACGAATGCCGTCAGCGCGACCTGACCTATGCCGCGCCGCTGAAGGTGACGCTGCGCCTCATCGTGTTCGATATCGACGAGGATACCGGTGCGAAATCGATCAAGGACATCAAGGAGCAGGACGTCTACATGGGCGACATGCCGCTCATGACCTTGAACGGCACCTTCATCGTCAACGGCACCGAGCGCGTCATCGTCTCGCAGATGCACCGCTCGCCGGGCGTCTTCTTCGACCATGACAAGGGCAAGTCCCACTCGTCGGGCAAGCTCTTGTTTGCCGCGCGCGTCATTCCCTATCGCGGTTCGTGGCTCGACATCGAGTTCGACTCGAAGGACGTCGTGCACGCCCGTATCGACCGTCGCCGCAAGATTCCGGTGACGTCGCTGTTGATGGCACTCGGCATGGACGGCGAAGAGATCCTGTCGACCTTCTACAACAAGATCACCTACAAGCGTGCCGGCGACCACTGGCGCATCCCGTTCAACGTCGAGCGTTTCCGCGGCCTCAAGGCCGTCGGCGACCTCGTCGATGCCGACACCGGCGAAGTCGTCGTCGAAGCCGGCAAGAAGATCACAGCCCGCCAGGCAAGGGCGCTTGGCGAAAAGGGTCTCAAGGCGATCAAGGCGACCGACGAGGATCTGCTCGGCAATTATCTTGCCGAGGACATCGTCAACTACGGCACCGGCGAGATTTTCCTCGAGGCCGGCGACGAGATCGACGAGAAGACGCTGAAAGTGCTGCTCGGCACCGGCGAGGACGAGATCAAGGTTCTCGACATCGACCACGTCAATGTCGGCGCCTATATCCGCAACACGCTCAACGTCGACAAGAACGAGAGCCGCCAGGACGCGCTGTTCGACATCTACCGTGTCATGCGCCCCGGCGAGCCGCCGACACTCGAAACCGCTGAAGCCATGTTCAACTCGCTGTTCTTCGACAGCGAGCGCTATGATCTGTCGGCCGTTGGCCGCGTGAAGATGAACATGCGCCTCGAGCTCAAGGCCGAGGACACCGTGCGCGTGTTGCGCAAGGACGACATCCTGGCCGTGGTCAGGACGCTGGTCGAACTGCGCGACGGCAAGGGCGAGATCGACGACATCGACAATCTCGGCAACCGCCGCGTGCGTTCGGTCGGCGAGCTGATGGAAAACCAGTACCGCGTCGGCCTGCTGCGCATGGAGCGCGCGATCAAGGAACGTATGTCCTCGATCGAGATCGACACGGTGATGCCGCAGGACCTGATCAACGCCAAGCCGGCGGCTGCCGCCGTGCGCGAGTTCTTCGGTTCCTCGCAGCTGTCGCAGTTCATGGATCAGACCAACCCGCTGTCGGAGATCACCCACAAGCGTCGTCTTTCGGCGCTTGGACCGGGCGGTCTGACCCGCGAGCGCGCCGGCTTCGAAGTGCGCGACGTGCACCCGACGCATTACGGCCGCATCTGCCCGATCGAGACGCCGGAAGGCCCGAATATCGGTCTGATCAACTCGCTGGCGACCTTCGCACGCGTCAACAAGTACGGCTTCATCGAAAGCCCGTACCGCAAGATCGTCGACGGCAAGCTGACCAATGACGTCGTCTATCTGTCGGCAATGGAAGAGGCCAAGCACCACGTTGCCCAGGCCAACGCCGAGCTCGACAAGAATGGCGGCTTCGTCGACGAATTCGTCATTTGCCGCAGCGCCGGCGAAGTGATGATGGCGCCGCGCGAAAACGTCGATCTGATGGACGTGTCGCCCAAGCAGATGGTGTCGGTGGCCGCGGCCCTGATCCCGTTCCTCGAGAACGACGACGCCAACCGCGCGCTGATGGGCTCGAACATGCAGCGTCAGGCCGTGCCTTTGGTGCGCGCCGAAGCGCCGTTCGTCGGCACCGGCATGGAGCCGATCGTTGCCCGTGACTCGGGCGCTGCCATCGGCGCCCGCCGCGGCGGCATCGTCGATCAGGTGGACGCGACGCGTATCGTCATCCGCGCCACGGAAGATCTCGATCCCGGCAAGTCGGGCGTCGACATCTACCGGCTGATGAAGTTCCAGCGTTCGAACCAGAACACCTGCATCAACCAGCGTCCGCTGGTGCGCATGGGCGACCGGGTCAACAAGGGCGACATCATCGCCGACGGCCCGTCGACCGAGCTCGGCGATCTGGCGCTCGGCCGCAACGTGCTGGTCGCGTTCATGCCGTGGAACGGCTACAACTACGAGGACTCGATCCTGCTCTCCGAGCGCATCGTGGCCGACGACGTCTTCACCTCGATCCATATCGAGGAGTTCGAGGTCATGGCTCGCGACACCAAGCTCGGACCGGAGGAAATCACGCGCGACATTCCGAACGTTTCGGAAGAAGCGCTGAAGAACCTCGACGAAGCCGGCATCGTCTATATCGGCGCGGAAGTGCAGCCGGGCGACATCCTGGTCGGCAAGATCACGCCGAAGGGCGAAAGCCCGATGACGCCGGAAGAAAAGCTCTTGCGCGCCATCTTCGGTGAAAAGGCGTCGGACGTGCGTGACACCTCCATGCGCATGCCTCCGGGCACCTTCGGCACCGTCGTCGAAGTGCGCGTCTTCAACCGCCACGGCGTCGAGAAGGACGAGCGCGCCATGGCGATCGAACGCGAGGAGATCGAACGCCTCGCCAAGGACCGCGACGACGAGCAGGCGATCCTCGACCGCAACGTCTATTCGCGTCTTTCCGACGTTCTCGTCGGCAAGGAAGCGATTGCCGGACCGAAGGGCTTCAAGAAGGGCTCGACGCTGTCGAAGGACACGCTCGACGAGTATCCGCGTTCGCAGTGGTGGCAGTTTGCGGTGGAGAACGAAAAGCTCCAGAGCGAACTGGAAGCCCTGCGTGGCCAGTACGACGACTCCAAGAAGGCGCTCGAGCAGCGCTTCATGGACAAGGTCGAGAAGGTGCAGCGCGGCGACGAGATGCCTCCCGGCGTCATGAAGATGGTCAAGGTCTTCGTGGCCGTGAAGCGCAAGATGCAGCCCGGCGACAAGATGGCCGGCCGTCACGGCAACAAGGGTGTCGTGTCGCGGATCGTTCCGGTCGAGGACATGCCTTTCCTCGAGGACGGCACGCATGCCGATATCGTGCTCAACCCACTGGGTGTGCCGAGCCGCATGAATGTCGGCCAGATCCTGGAAACGCATCTGGGCTGGGCCTGTGCCGGCATGGGCAAGAAGATCGGCGAGCTGATCGACGCGTACAAGACGGCCGGCGACATCAAGCCGCTGCGCAAGACGCTCGAAAGCTTCATTCCGGCCAACGACCGCAACGAGCCGGTCCGCGAATACGACGACGAGAGCATTGTTCGCCTCAGCGAGCAGATGCGCCGCGGCGTCTCCATCGCGACCCCGGTGTTCGACGGCGCCCATGAAGCCGACATCAACATCATGCTGGAGCAGGCGGGCCTGCACACCAGCGGTCAGTCGCAGCTCTATGACGGACGCACCGGCGAGCCGTTCGATCGCAAGGTGACGATGGGCTACATTTATATGCTCAAGCTTCACCACCTCGTGGACGACAAGATCCACGCGCGTTCGATCGGACCGTACTCGCTCGTTACCCAGCAGCCGCTGGGCGGCAAGGCGCAGTTCGGTGGCCAGCGCTTCGGCGAGATGGAGGTCTGGGCGCTCGAAGCGTACGGCGCCGCCTACACGCTGCAGGAGATGCTGACGGTGAAGTCGGACGACGTCGCCGGCCGCACCAAGGTCTACGAGGCGATCGTGCGAGGCGACGACACGTTCGAGGCCGGCATTCCCGAGAGCTTCAACGTGCTCGTCAAGGAAATGCGGTCTCTGGGCCTCAATGTCGAGCTGGAGAACACCAAGCTCGACGACAACCCGATCCGGCTGCCCGACGCGGCCGAGTAA
- a CDS encoding O-methyltransferase: MSRKTWAAVDDYIVDSLFAADPALDAVLAANTEQGPPAIDVSPAQGKMLSLLARIQGAKKILEIGTLGGYSTIWMARALPAGGKIVTLELDPHHAKVARSNFERAGVSARVDLRLGPALQSLVALGAENAGPFDLVFIDADKPNNPNYLSWAMRLSRPGTVIVCDNVIRDGAVLEEDGHDANVEGARAAFSFIGSDKRLDGTAIQTVGAKGYDGFAIAIVN, encoded by the coding sequence ATGAGCAGGAAGACATGGGCGGCTGTCGACGACTACATCGTCGACAGCCTGTTTGCAGCGGATCCGGCGCTCGATGCCGTTTTGGCAGCCAACACCGAGCAAGGCCCGCCGGCGATCGACGTGTCGCCGGCGCAAGGCAAGATGCTGTCACTGCTGGCGCGCATTCAGGGCGCGAAGAAGATTCTGGAAATCGGCACGCTCGGTGGCTATTCGACGATCTGGATGGCGCGCGCCTTGCCGGCAGGCGGCAAGATCGTGACGCTCGAACTCGATCCACACCACGCAAAGGTCGCGCGCTCGAACTTCGAGCGGGCAGGGGTTTCGGCGCGGGTCGACCTGCGGCTCGGGCCGGCGCTGCAATCGCTTGTGGCGCTGGGTGCCGAAAATGCCGGACCGTTTGACCTCGTCTTCATCGACGCCGACAAGCCGAACAACCCGAACTATCTGTCATGGGCGATGCGACTTTCAAGGCCGGGAACGGTCATCGTCTGTGACAACGTCATCCGCGACGGCGCCGTGCTCGAAGAGGATGGCCATGACGCCAACGTCGAAGGCGCACGCGCTGCGTTCTCATTCATCGGTAGCGACAAGCGTCTGGACGGCACCGCCATCCAGACTGTTGGCGCCAAGGGCTATGACGGCTTTGCAATCGCGATCGTAAACTGA
- a CDS encoding Gfo/Idh/MocA family protein, whose translation MSLNSDPIKLGIVGVGKIVRDQHLPAVAKDPNYRLTAAASRHGKVDDIPNFPTIEAMLDAVPELEAVSLCMPPQFRYDAARTALEAKKHVFLEKPPGATVSEVEDLKTLAAANGVSLFASWHSRYAPAVEAARAFLGSTRIRSAAINWKEDVRRWHPNQEWIWAPGGFGVFDPGINALSIVTHILPAMFITSAILDFPENRAAPVAAHVTFRTSNGLPVAMELDWLQTGPQSWDILADTEAGQMVLSGGGSKLAVDGRIVHDEPEAEYPMLYKRFAEIVRAGVSDVDLAPLQHVADAFMLGKRNIVEAFFD comes from the coding sequence ATGTCCTTGAATAGCGATCCCATCAAGCTCGGCATTGTCGGAGTGGGAAAGATCGTCCGCGACCAACACCTGCCTGCCGTGGCGAAGGACCCGAACTATCGCCTCACCGCCGCCGCCAGCCGACATGGCAAGGTGGACGACATTCCGAACTTTCCAACCATCGAAGCGATGCTCGACGCGGTGCCGGAGCTTGAGGCCGTGTCGCTCTGCATGCCGCCGCAATTCCGCTACGACGCCGCGCGTACGGCGCTGGAGGCGAAGAAACATGTGTTTCTGGAAAAGCCGCCGGGCGCCACGGTCAGCGAGGTCGAAGACCTGAAGACGCTGGCGGCAGCCAATGGCGTCTCGCTGTTCGCCAGCTGGCATTCGCGTTACGCGCCGGCGGTGGAAGCCGCGCGCGCCTTCCTCGGCTCGACCAGGATCAGGTCGGCCGCCATCAACTGGAAGGAAGATGTGCGCCGCTGGCACCCGAACCAGGAGTGGATCTGGGCTCCGGGTGGCTTCGGCGTCTTCGATCCCGGCATCAATGCGCTGTCGATCGTGACCCACATTTTGCCAGCGATGTTCATCACCTCGGCGATCCTCGATTTCCCCGAGAACCGCGCTGCACCCGTCGCCGCCCACGTCACCTTCCGCACCTCGAACGGCTTGCCGGTGGCGATGGAACTCGACTGGTTGCAGACCGGCCCACAGAGCTGGGACATCCTCGCCGATACGGAAGCCGGACAGATGGTGCTTTCGGGCGGCGGCTCGAAGCTCGCCGTCGACGGCCGCATCGTTCATGACGAGCCGGAAGCCGAATACCCCATGCTCTACAAGCGCTTTGCCGAGATCGTGCGCGCCGGCGTCTCCGATGTCGATCTCGCGCCCCTTCAGCATGTCGCCGACGCCTTCATGCTCGGCAAGCGCAATATTGTGGAAGCGTTTTTCGACTGA
- the rpoC gene encoding DNA-directed RNA polymerase subunit beta' — translation MNQEVMNLFNPQAPAQVFDSIRISLASPEKILSWSFGEIKKPETINYRTFKPERDGLFCARIFGPIKDYECLCGKYKRMKYKGVICEKCGVEVTLSRVRRERMGHIELAAPVAHIWFLKSLPSRIGTLLDMTLKDIERVLYFENYIVTEPGLTALKEHQLLSEEEYMIAVDEYGEDSFTAMIGAEAIHDLLAGMDLEKIAGDLRSELASTTSELKQKKYLKRLKVVENFMESGNRPEWMIMKVVPVIPPDLRPLVPLDGGRFATSDLNDLYRRVINRNNRLKRLIELRAPGIIVRNEKRMLQEAVDALFDNGRRGRVITGANKRPLKSLSDMLKGKQGRFRQNLLGKRVDYSGRSVIVTGPELKLHQCGLPKKMALELFKPFIYARLDAKGFSSTVKQAKKLVEKERPEVWDILDEVIREHPVLLNRAPTLHRLGIQAFEPILIEGKAIQLHPLVCTAFNADFDGDQMAVHVPLSLEAQLEARVLMMSTNNILHPASGAPIIVPSQDMVLGLYYLSIVNQNEPGEGMVFADMGELQHALETKAVTLHSKIKGRFRTVDAEGKVVSKIHDTTPGRMIIGELLPKNVNVPYETANQEMTKKNISKMIDTVYRHCGQKETVIFCDRIMALGFSHACRAGISFGKDDMLIPDAKIKLVSDTEALAKEYEQQYNDGLITQGEKYNKVVDAWAKCSEKVADEMMARIKAVEFEDNGRQKPMNSIYMMSHSGARGSPTQMRQLAGMRGLMAKPSGEIIETPIISNFKEGLTVLEYFNSTHGARKGLADTALKTANSGYLTRRLVDVAQDCIVNSVDCGTDKGLTMQPIVDAGQVVASVGQRVLGRTSLDDITHPVSGEVLVKAGTLMDERDVEQIEKAGVQSVRIRSALTCEVRIGVCAVCYGRDLARGTPVNQGEAVGVIAAQSIGEPGTQLTMRTFHMGGTAQVVDSSFLEASYEGKVEIRNRNVVRNSDGQQMVMGRNMAVLILDEAGKERATHRVTYGSRIFVDDGDKVKRGQRIAEWDPYTRPVLTEIEGKVQFEDLVDGISVQETADESTGITKREVIDWRSTPRGNDLKPAMVVLDAKGKVGKLSKGGDARFLLSVEAILSVEPGAQVRPGDVLARIPMESAKTKDITGGLPRVAELFEARRPKDHAIIAEIDGTIRFGRDYKNKRRIIIEPHDSTLEPVEYLIPKGKPFHLQDGDVIEKGDYILDGNPAPHDILAIKGVEALASYLVNEIQEVYRLQGVSINDKHIEVIVRQMLQKVEITVQGDSTYIPGDHVDVIELEEVNERLVEDGKKPAEGQPVLLGITKASLQTPSFISAASFQETTRVLTEAAVAGKTDMLQGLKENVIVGRLIPAGTGGTMSQIRRIATSRDELIIDERRKASGVEVAEPMLTDMVTAAQ, via the coding sequence ATGAACCAAGAGGTCATGAATCTCTTCAATCCCCAGGCGCCTGCGCAGGTGTTCGATTCCATCCGGATCTCGCTCGCGAGCCCTGAGAAGATTCTGTCCTGGTCGTTCGGCGAGATCAAGAAGCCGGAGACCATCAACTATCGTACTTTCAAGCCGGAGCGCGACGGCCTGTTCTGCGCGCGCATTTTCGGTCCGATCAAGGACTACGAGTGCCTGTGCGGCAAGTACAAGCGCATGAAGTACAAGGGCGTCATCTGCGAGAAGTGCGGCGTCGAAGTCACGCTGTCGCGCGTCCGTCGTGAGCGCATGGGCCATATCGAGCTGGCGGCACCTGTCGCGCACATCTGGTTCCTGAAGTCGCTGCCGTCGCGCATCGGCACGCTGCTCGACATGACGCTGAAGGATATCGAGCGGGTTCTCTACTTCGAGAACTACATCGTCACCGAGCCTGGCCTTACCGCGCTTAAGGAGCATCAGCTCCTCAGCGAGGAAGAGTACATGATCGCCGTCGACGAATATGGCGAGGATAGTTTCACCGCCATGATCGGCGCCGAGGCCATCCACGACCTTCTGGCCGGCATGGACCTGGAGAAGATCGCCGGCGACCTGCGTTCGGAGCTGGCTTCGACCACGTCGGAGCTCAAGCAGAAGAAGTATCTGAAGCGGCTCAAGGTCGTCGAGAACTTCATGGAGTCCGGTAACCGTCCGGAATGGATGATCATGAAGGTGGTTCCGGTGATCCCGCCGGACCTGCGCCCGCTTGTCCCGCTGGACGGCGGCCGTTTTGCCACGTCGGACCTGAACGATCTGTATCGCCGCGTCATCAACCGCAACAACCGCCTGAAGCGGCTGATCGAGCTGCGTGCGCCCGGCATCATCGTGCGCAATGAAAAGCGCATGCTGCAGGAAGCCGTCGACGCCCTGTTCGACAACGGCCGCCGTGGCCGTGTCATCACCGGCGCCAACAAGCGTCCGCTGAAGTCGCTGTCCGACATGCTCAAGGGCAAGCAGGGCCGGTTCCGCCAGAACCTGCTCGGCAAGCGCGTCGACTATTCCGGCCGTTCGGTCATCGTGACCGGTCCGGAGCTCAAGCTGCACCAGTGCGGCCTGCCCAAGAAGATGGCGCTCGAACTGTTCAAGCCCTTCATCTACGCCCGCCTCGACGCCAAGGGTTTCTCCTCGACCGTCAAGCAGGCGAAGAAGCTGGTCGAGAAGGAGCGTCCGGAAGTCTGGGATATCCTCGACGAGGTCATCCGCGAGCATCCGGTGCTCTTGAACCGCGCGCCGACGCTGCACCGTCTCGGCATCCAGGCGTTCGAGCCGATCCTGATCGAAGGCAAGGCGATCCAGCTGCATCCGCTGGTCTGCACGGCCTTCAACGCCGACTTCGACGGCGACCAGATGGCCGTTCACGTGCCGCTGTCGCTGGAAGCGCAGCTTGAAGCCCGCGTGCTGATGATGTCGACCAACAACATCCTGCACCCGGCTTCCGGCGCGCCGATCATCGTGCCGTCGCAGGACATGGTTCTGGGTCTCTACTATCTGTCGATCGTCAACCAGAACGAGCCGGGCGAAGGCATGGTGTTTGCTGACATGGGCGAACTCCAGCACGCGCTCGAGACCAAGGCGGTGACGCTGCACTCCAAGATCAAGGGTCGTTTCCGTACGGTCGACGCCGAAGGCAAGGTCGTGTCGAAGATCCATGACACCACGCCTGGCCGCATGATCATCGGCGAACTTCTCCCGAAGAACGTCAACGTGCCTTACGAGACCGCCAACCAGGAGATGACCAAGAAGAACATCTCCAAGATGATCGACACCGTCTACCGCCATTGCGGTCAGAAGGAGACGGTCATTTTCTGCGACCGCATCATGGCCCTTGGCTTCAGCCACGCCTGCCGCGCCGGCATTTCGTTCGGCAAGGACGACATGCTGATCCCGGACGCCAAGATCAAGCTGGTCTCCGACACCGAGGCTTTGGCCAAGGAATACGAGCAGCAGTACAATGACGGCCTGATCACGCAGGGCGAGAAGTACAACAAGGTCGTCGACGCCTGGGCCAAGTGCTCGGAAAAGGTCGCCGACGAAATGATGGCCCGTATCAAGGCGGTCGAGTTCGAGGACAATGGCCGTCAAAAGCCGATGAACTCGATCTACATGATGTCGCACTCCGGTGCGCGTGGCTCGCCCACCCAGATGCGCCAGCTCGCCGGCATGCGCGGCCTGATGGCCAAGCCGTCGGGTGAAATCATCGAGACGCCGATCATCTCGAACTTCAAGGAAGGTCTGACCGTGCTCGAGTACTTCAACTCGACCCACGGCGCCCGCAAGGGTCTGGCCGATACCGCCTTGAAGACGGCGAACTCGGGCTACCTCACCCGTCGTCTGGTCGACGTGGCGCAAGACTGCATCGTCAACTCCGTCGACTGCGGCACCGACAAGGGCCTCACCATGCAGCCGATCGTCGATGCCGGCCAGGTCGTCGCTTCGGTCGGCCAGCGCGTGCTGGGCCGTACGTCGCTCGACGACATCACCCATCCGGTGTCGGGCGAGGTTCTGGTCAAGGCCGGAACGCTGATGGACGAGCGTGACGTGGAACAGATCGAAAAGGCCGGCGTGCAGTCGGTCCGCATCCGCTCGGCGCTGACCTGCGAGGTCAGGATCGGCGTCTGCGCGGTCTGCTACGGACGCGATCTTGCCCGCGGCACCCCTGTCAACCAGGGCGAGGCTGTCGGCGTCATCGCGGCGCAGTCGATCGGCGAGCCGGGCACCCAGCTCACCATGCGTACCTTCCACATGGGCGGTACCGCGCAGGTGGTGGATAGCTCGTTCCTTGAAGCCTCGTATGAGGGCAAGGTCGAGATCCGCAACCGCAACGTGGTGCGCAACTCCGACGGCCAGCAGATGGTCATGGGCCGCAACATGGCGGTGCTGATCCTCGACGAAGCCGGCAAGGAGCGCGCCACGCACCGCGTGACCTATGGTTCGCGTATCTTCGTGGACGATGGCGACAAGGTGAAGCGCGGCCAGCGCATCGCCGAGTGGGATCCCTATACCCGCCCGGTCCTCACCGAAATCGAGGGCAAGGTGCAGTTCGAGGATCTGGTCGACGGCATTTCCGTTCAGGAAACGGCCGACGAGTCGACCGGCATCACCAAGCGCGAGGTCATCGACTGGCGCTCGACGCCACGCGGCAACGACCTCAAGCCGGCGATGGTCGTTCTCGACGCCAAGGGCAAGGTCGGCAAGCTGTCGAAGGGTGGCGATGCCCGCTTCCTGCTCTCGGTCGAGGCCATTCTTTCGGTCGAGCCGGGTGCACAGGTTCGCCCCGGCGACGTGCTGGCGCGTATCCCGATGGAAAGCGCCAAGACCAAGGACATCACCGGCGGTCTGCCGCGTGTTGCCGAACTGTTCGAGGCACGTCGTCCGAAGGATCACGCCATCATCGCCGAGATCGATGGCACGATCCGCTTCGGCCGCGACTACAAGAACAAGCGCCGCATCATCATCGAGCCGCATGACTCGACGCTTGAGCCGGTCGAATACCTGATCCCGAAGGGCAAGCCGTTCCATCTCCAGGACGGCGACGTCATCGAGAAGGGCGACTACATCCTCGACGGCAATCCGGCGCCGCATGACATCCTGGCGATCAAGGGCGTGGAGGCACTTGCTTCCTACCTCGTCAACGAGATCCAGGAAGTCTATCGCTTGCAGGGCGTGTCGATCAACGACAAGCACATCGAGGTGATCGTTCGCCAGATGCTGCAGAAGGTCGAGATCACCGTGCAGGGCGACTCGACCTACATTCCGGGCGACCACGTCGACGTGATCGAACTGGAAGAGGTCAACGAGCGCCTGGTCGAGGACGGCAAGAAGCCGGCCGAAGGCCAGCCGGTGCTCTTGGGCATCACCAAGGCCTCGCTGCAGACGCCGTCCTTCATCTCGGCCGCCTCCTTCCAGGAGACGACCAGGGTGCTGACCGAAGCGGCGGTTGCCGGCAAGACCGACATGCTGCAGGGGCTGAAGGAAAACGTCATCGTCGGCCGGCTGATCCCGGCCGGTACCGGCGGCACGATGAGCCAGATCCGGCGCATCGCAACCTCGCGCGACGAGTTGATCATCGACGAGCGCCGCAAGGCGTCGGGCGTCGAGGTCGCCGAGCCGATGCTGACCGACATGGTTACCGCCGCGCAGTAG